The Hyla sarda isolate aHylSar1 unplaced genomic scaffold, aHylSar1.hap1 scaffold_1742, whole genome shotgun sequence genomic sequence CTGTTTTGTATTTCCACGCATTGAACAGGTTTTATAAATGGTTTGTGCAATATTGCAATAAAGAGTAAAATTTTAGTCTAGAAACAGCGCCCCCCCTGTCCATGGTCACTATCGGGTATTGCAGCTCGTCCATATTCAAGTCACTGCTGCAAAACCGGACGGGAGGTGAAAAGAGGCAAAACcttttcttgcaaaactacaactcccatcatctgaCGGTAGCCAGagtatattgggagttgtagtattgcaaatgATTATATAattgtttcccaactggggtgcctccagctgttgcaaaactacaattcccagcatgcctggacagccatcggctgtccaggcaagctgggaattgtagttttgcaacagctggaggcatcctggttgggaaacattggattAAATGAGGATATTAAAATGGTGCAACTGTTTGggcagggaatgatgggagttgtagttaattgTAGTCCAGGACAAGCCGTGTGACCCATAATAATGAACTCGCCCTCACATCGTCCTCCATTGTGTCTTTCAGAGTTCGTCATGATGTTGTCCTCCAGATAAGCGACGAAGTTCGTCCGGATGGACCCGAAAGCTGCGGACGATcctgagggaggagggggggcatgGGAGAAGACTGTGCGTCCTATTAAAGTGCGTATACGATTTTCTAGTAAAATCTTTCCACGTCTTTATAAATCCATTAAACATTTACAATGTAAAAAATATGCATTtcattaaattaaaaaaagcagAATTCTGAAAATGTGTCACAGAAATGTCAGAGGTTAAtgattcccccccctcccccgatccTTCCATGGTGGCCGCCTCTAGTGGTTCGTCCCCAGTGCCCTGAGAGTCCGTAGTGGTTTCCTTAGTGTTTTGGCATTCAGTGTGTAGAAGGTCAGAAGTCTCCGGGCGAATCACTTGTCAAAGTACGGGAGGTAGAAAAACTGGAAACCGTGTCGGCCCTTCACAGCGCAATATATAAATATCACATGGTAAACTGGAAGGACGAAAACACAGAACATCAGCGGGGGCCCGAAAGAGCGTCCAGCACCCTGCGGAACATCACTTCATACAACACCTAGAGAGAACTTACCTGATAATAtacccagagctgcactcgctattctgctggtgaggtcactgtgtacatacattacattacttatcctgtactgatcctgagttatatcctgtattatactccagagctgtactcactattctgctggtgaggtcactgtgtacatacattacattactgatcctgagttatatcctgcattatactccagagctgtactcactattctgctggtgaggtcactgtgtacatacattacattactgatcctgagttatatcctgcattatactccagagtgcaGCTCTTAaggttgtgaatgcagctctggagaccTAAAGGGCAGTATAATAATAACCGGGCAGTATAAAGGGCAGAGTAATAAAACTTCACCTCCTGGGATCAACAGTAGTAGACCAGGCACAAAGAAGATGGCGCTGGAGACGGCTGTGGATAAAGATGGAGACCTGGATTAGTGAGTCTTGTGAGGAGTGTACGGTGCACAGACACtacagtatatagctgtatacctgGTGACGGGCTGACCTGGAGTCCCACACCGACAAACACAAACACTGGAGAAAAAGAGACAAAAGAGTTATAATCCCGACCATAATCAGAGACAGAGACCAAGAGTTATAATCCCGACCGTAATCATAGAGACCAAGAGTTATCATCCCGACCGTAATCATAGAGACCAAGAGTTATCATCCCGACCGTAATCATAGAGACAGAGACCAAGAGTTATCATTCCGACCAGAATCAGAGACCAAGAGTTATCATCCCGACCGTAATCATAGAGACAGAGACCAAGAGTTATCATTCCGACCAGAATCAGAGACCAAGAGTTATCATTCCGACCGTAATCATAGAGACCAAGAGTTATCATCCCGACCGTAATCATAGAGACAGAGACCAAGAGTTATCATTCCGACCGTAATCATAGAGACCAAGAGTTATCATCCCGACCGTAATCATAGAGACAGAGACCAAGAGTTATCATTCCGACCGTAATCATAGAGACAGAGACCAAGAGTTATCATTCCGACCGTAATCATAGAGACAGAGACCAAGAGTTATCATTCCGACCAGAATCAGAGACCAAGAGTTATCATCCCGACCGTAATCATAGAGACAGAGACCAAGAGTTATCATCCCGACCGTAATCATAGAGACAGAGACCAAGAGTTATCATCCCGACCGTGATCATAGAGACAGAGACCAAGAGTTATCATCCCGACCGTAATCATAGAGACAGAGACCAAGAGTTATCATCCCGACCGTAATCATAGAGACAGAGACCAAGAGTTATCATCCCGACCGTAATCATAGAGACCAAGAGTTATCATCCCGGACAAAGAATATGAGAAATAAGAGGACTCACCAAGACCGAGGAACAGGAGAAGGAAGGAGGAGAGGACCACCTTCTTATTCTTCTGTACAAGGGGGTGTCTGGTCCAGCTGAGGAAATAAGGCAGAGACATGAGGAGGGGTGGCGACAAGAGACATAGCAGAGCTAAGCGGCGACAAGAGACATAGCAGAGCTAAGCGGCGACAAGAGACATAGCAGAGCTAAGCGGCGACTAGTAACCTAGCAGATCTGGGCAGCAACTAATGACATAGAGCTGGGCGGCGTGCCAGAGGGTGCACAGTGCAATGAAGTTAACACATCCGCAATGTAAACAGCAGAGCACGAGGCTGCAGAACAAAAGTAAATATACAGGGCGGAGCCTGGACAGACACGATCTACATTGTATTCCCGCTATAGTCACTATACACAAGTTCATTTGCTGCATGCCTCTGCCATCTGTTCGGGGTCCACTCTGAGCTttaagtgtttgccaaccagtgagcctctacaactcccagcattaaccCATCcaagacacagggcgtacaggtatgccctggccgTTTCCATTCACCGCTGGTAACTgggcgctggggaccccgtgctcCCTGCTGCGACACCCTGCTGTCAtctctgcacagagcaaactcactctgtgtgtAATAACGAGTGATACACAGGCCGGAGGATTgagacgtcaaggctccgccccttcgtgatgtcatgttacgccccctcaataaaagtctatgggagggagtgtggcggccatcatgccccctcccatagacttgcattaagggggagggccatgacatcacgagaggggtgacgtcacgatgctccggcccatgTATCGCCTGTCCTTATGCACAGAGCGGGTTtgttctgtgcagtgatgacagcggggtgccgcagcagagatcacaggggtccccagcggtgggacccccgcgatcagacatcttattcccatcctttggataggggataagatgtctaggggcggagtacccctttaaagtgacagtggtcagatgtgcaaaaaatgctatggtccttaaggtcataatgggctgtgtccttaaggggtgttccaggaggaattttttttattttttatttgactgtgctacaggggctataaagagtgtagttcataatatagtgtctgtaccggtgTGTGACGGTGGTGTCTCGCAAGTATTCTGTGATTTTCggcccaatttatttatttattttttttttttttacagcaaacaAATtctggttttcccaggttgcagtgcgccaAGACGtgatatcactagtcaggtgatgacagggagtctgtctgcttcaatgggtggaatgaCCGCcgagtgggagagagatcattttgcaacagctgtaggcaccctggttagaaaacactggtcttttgagtagaatgcaactcatttgtggttca encodes the following:
- the TMEM134 gene encoding transmembrane protein 134; the protein is MGNFTIDDAFEMSAEETGPRFGALHFGGDNEAQQNRHKYKNLENDEETDVKITDGERGLPTLSSRSSQCSFSTISNSTQLSSQGFFSWTRHPLVQKNKKVVLSSFLLLFLGLVFVFVGVGLQVSPSPAVSSAIFFVPGLLLLIPGVYHVIFIYCAVKGRHGFQFFYLPYFDK